In Clostridium omnivorum, the DNA window ATGGAATAGATATAAACAGATTTAAACCAGAAGAGAATTTAAAAAACACTTCAAATTTTCCTAATATATTAGTATCTCATAGAATGGTACCATACAAAAGAGCACATCAAATTCCTCAAATTGTTTCAAAACTTCGTAATTATTATCCTAACCTAAAAGTACATGTAGTAGGTAATGGAGTAAAAAATCCATTATATTTTAACGAAAGCTCCTTGGATTACTTCAAAAAACAAGTAAAAGCTTTAGGACTAGATGAAAATTTTTGCTTTTATGGCTATGTTGAACCGAATAATTTGCCCAAAGTATATAATAGCTGTGATTTTATGCTGAATTTATCCTATGCGGATCCTTGTCCCAATGTAGTTATTGAAGCCATGGCCTGCGGACTTCCTGTAATTGCACCTAATTCCGGAGGAATACCAGAACTTATTGGGACTAGCGAATTATTAGTTAATGAAGAAATTGATTTAGTCAAATTTTATCCTATGTTTTGTTATGAGGATTTACCTAAGATTGAAAGTGATAAATATGTAGAAAAAATATTACAGGTATTAGAGAAGCTTCAATTTTATTCACAATACTGTAGAGAAAGAGCTGTAAAAAATTTTGATATAAATAATATTATTGAAGAATATATTTCCTTTGCCTGTGAATAATATTTCATTTAATAGAGGTGGCGGGATAATGAAAAGAGTGCTGTTTATAATAAATTCACTTGGACTAGGTGGAGCAGAAAGAGTTGTAGTATCTCTTGCAAATCAGATGGCGAAAGAAGGAAATAAGGTATATATAATTTATTTTAAAAATCAGTGTATGTTTGAAGTGGATTCTAAAGTTAAAACAATTTGTCTTTATAGCAGTTTAAGTAAAAATCCTTTTAATATAATTAGAAACAAAATGTCCTTAGAGAAAATAATTAAAAGTTTAGAGGAAGAAGGCTGCTTTGACCTCATAACAGCACATCTTTTCTATTCACATTTAATTTGTAGGTTAAGTATATATAGTAATAGAGTCAATTATGTAATGCATAGCATGTATTCAAAAATGTTTAATAAGAATAAGTTTTATTTAACTTTATTTAACTTTATGTATAAAAGTAGAAATTTAATTTGCGTGTCTCAAGGGTTAAGAAATGAATTTATAAAATATTGGAAGATAGATGAGGCAAAAAGCATTTTAGTCATTAACAATCCCATTGATATAGATTATATAATGAAAAAAGCCAATGAAGAAGTTCCTTTGAAAGATAAATATATAGTTTCCGCGGGAAGGCTTACAAAAATTAAACAATTCGATGTTTTGATAATAGCATATCTGCTCAGCAGCCTAAAAAAAGATTACAAGCTTTTAATAATTGGCGAAGGTGAAGATAGAGAAAGGCTGGAGGAAATAATTCATAGGTTTAATGGAGAAAATTATGTGTTTTTAAGAGGCTATGAGAAAAATCCTTACAAATGGATTAAAAATGCTGCTGCATATGTTTGTACCTCAAGTTATGAATGTTTTCCTTTAGCATTTTTAGAAAGTTTATGCTGCAATACACCTGTAGTAAGTTTTAATTGTGATTATGGGCCAAGAGAAATCTTAAGAGGAGAGTTAAAAAAGTATTTGGTTAAAAATCATCATATTGATGACTTAATAGAGACTATTGAAAGAGCAGTTTTGGAACCTCATGAGATACCAGAAGAATATTTTATGAATTATGATGTAGAAAAAATAGTAGAATTATATTTTAAGGTACAAGAAATTACAAGGCAGGTAGGAGATAAATGATTACAGTAAAAAGAAAGAAATTTTTCTTGAATTTTCAGGATGTATATTTTGCTAAGGATAGTGAAAAAGTGACTATAGATAAAAGAACTGATATAGCTATTTTTGTACAGGCATCGGATAAAATAGTAGGCGCCAAGGAATTTCATACACAAATTATTGATTTGAATAAGTCTGAAGAAGAACTATTTAGAGATATACATGAGCATGATAGAAATAAAATTAATAAAGGAATAAAAAAGAAATGTTTCACAGTGAAAATTAATGATTCACCTTCTTTTGAAGATATTAAAGCCTTTCAAAATTTTTTTAAGGTATTTGCAGAAAAAAGAGGAATTAAAGACTGTAATATTGGAAGAATTAATTCTTTGATAAAAAGTAATGCACTTGTAATGTGTTCAGCACAAGATTGTGATGGAAAAATACTGTGTTATCATGTATATGCTGTAGACGAAAAAAGGGCAAGATTACTTTACTCAACTTCAAAGTATATTTTCGGTAATGACTCCAAATATAGAAACCATATTGGTATTGCTAATAGATATCTTCATTGGTGTGAAATAAAATATTTTAAAGGAAAAGGTTTCTCCGTTTATGATCTTGGGGGGATATCCAAAGATAAAAATGATGATCATTTGATGAATATTAATAGATTTAAGAAAGGTTTTGGGGGAAGAGAAATAGTTGAGTATAACAAGTATAAAGGTATAAGTTTGTTAGGCAGGATTCTAGTATGGATATTAAGAAAAAATGCTTGACATTAATACAAAATATTAATAGCTATATAATCAAGAATTCCAACTTCATCCTATATACAGCTTTAAGACTTATAACTACTGGCATTGGCTTCTTGATAAATATTATTATTGTAAGGAAGCTAAGTGTAGATGATTATGGCATCTACTCTATAACAATAATGCTCTTGGGGTTCGCCACTACTTTTGGATTTAGCTGGAGTTCCTCAGCTATTCTATACTTTGGAAGTAAAGAAAAGGCTGAACATGGAGATATAAACAAAACCTTTTGGTCAAGAAGTTTGATATTATCAGTAAGCTTTATTATTGTTTCAGCAATAATATTAATTTTTAGATATAAAATAAATAATTATGCTTCTCAAAATATAGTGTATAAGCTGTTATTATGGCTATGTATTCAGATGATAGTAGATTTTTTAAATCAATACTATCTGTCGGTACAAAAACAGATTTTGGCCTGCTTTATGTATCTTGTATCTAAAACGATACTTTTAATTGCAACTCTGATAATAACTTTTCGAAACCCAATGGATTTTATAAATTTAAACATTTTTACTGATTGTTTAATGATCTTGTTTATCCTTAAAATAAATAAGAAAGACATTAAGAAACCTGTTTTCAATAAAGAATATCTTAAGGAAATACTAGATTTTTCACTTTGGCAATTATTTGGATTTTCTGGCTTGTATTTAACTAACTTTGGAGATAATTGGGTAATTAAATACTTTTTAAACAATAGAGAAATAGCCATATATAACTCAGCTTATAAACTCTATAACGCTTTTTCGGATTTGTCATATCTAATAGTAAATTTTTATGGAGCATATATAATCGAAAAATTAAAAAACAATAGGCTTGATGAACTGAAGGATTTTTATTATAAGCAAAGATTTATGCTGTGGGGAATTATCTCAATTATTCATTTAGGCATAATCTTAGGATGCCGTCCAATCATAATATTTATATATGGGTACAGATACATAGAATCAATACCTATGCTTCAAATTTTACTTGTTGGAAGTATTTTTAGATATTTTACTGTGTTTTATGTTCCATTTTGTAATGCTACTAAGGGCTATGTTCAGCTTCAAATTTTGAACTTGATTCAAGCATCTTTGAATATAGTTTTGGATGTTATTTTGGTAAAAAGTATAGGAACTTTAGGAGCTGCTGTTGCTACAACCACTGCAGTAATATTTGTAGGAATATTTACCGTTATGTATTTTGAAAAGCAATTAATTAAGCAGATATATGATTCTTATGTAAATGATGAAAATGCCATTCTTAACTTCATAGTTAGGGGGGTAGGTATTGTGAACCCAATTAAAAAAAGGGAGTTAATTCATAAACTTTACAAATTGCCTTATGTTAAAGCCATAAAAAATATTATGAAAAAGAAAATAGGAAAACAAAGCAGTGCTTTTGACAGTGTAAAGTTAGAATATGACATAGGAATAAAAGAGGATCTTTCTATTGATGCAGCAGAAAAAGTGCTAATGGATTGGCCTGTTTATATCAAAAGGCCTTATGTTGGCCTTGTAAGGGAATGTGAAATACCAGGAGCATATTGGCCAATATACGAAAAATTCTTAAAAAATAATAATATCAAATATGACTATTATGATATTCACAGTAGTAATTTTATAGAAGAGGCAAGGAAATTTGATGTTATTGTTTGGAGAACTCTTAGTTATCCTTCTGAGCAGGAAGAAGCAGCTTCCAAGATAAAGATATTGGAAAATAGTATGGGAAAGCTATGTATTCCACATGAACATGAATTATGGATATATGAGAACAAAATCAATCAATATTATTTATGCAAAGTAAATTCATTGCCTGCTATAAACACCTTTATATCAAATTCAAAGGAAGAGACAATGAATTATATTAAGAATTGTAAATATCCATTTGTATCAAAAATTACTAATGGTTCTAGCTCTGAGGGTGTTTCTTTAATAAAAAATTATAAGCAAGCCAAAAAACTATGCTCAAAAATTTTTGATAATGGAAAGAGCATCTGTTGGAGCTATATAAAGCAAAAGGATTATGTTTATTTTCAAGAATTTATACCAGATGCAAAATTCGATTTAAGAGTAATGATAGTAGGAAATAACTACTTTGGATTTTATAGAGATGTACCAGAAGATGACTTTAGAGCTTCTGGGGCCCATCGTCAAAGATTTGAGCATGTACCAGAAGAAGTAATGAAATTGGCAAAAAAGTTTAAGGAAAGCTATAAAAAATGTAGACTATTAGCAGTAGATTTTCTTATGGATAAGAAAAGTGGTCAATATATTTTCATAGAAGCATCTATTTTTCCAGGCATAGAGTTTCCTTCAGATACTATAGTTGACGGTAAGATAGGATGGTATATATATAAAAATGGCAGCTTCTCATTTGTTGAAGGAAAGATATGGCCCCAAGAATTACAGTTAAAGGAAGTTATGATGGAATGGATAGAGAAGGAAAAGACTCTTATGAGAAAAAATCTGCTTTAGTACTATATTTTAAAAGTTAAAAGATAATAAAAGAGAGGTAAAACCTCTCTTTTGTACTGGAATCTCTTTAAGTAGGGGGAATAGTATTGTGAATCCTATCAGGAGAAAGGAATTAATTAATAAGCTTTATAGGTTACCTTATGTAAATGCAGTAAAAGATTTTATTAAAAAGGCTATAGGAAAACAAAGTAGTGCTTTTGACAGCATAGAATTGGAGTATGACATAGGAATTAATGAAGATCTTTCTATCGAAGCAGCAGATAAAGTATTGATGGAATGGCCTATTTATATTAAAAAACCCTACGTTGGGCTTGTAAGAGAATGCGAAATACCAGGAGCATACTGGCCAATATATGAAAGATTCTTAAAAAATAATGATATTAAATATGATTATTATGACGTGCACAGTAGCGATTTTATAGAAAAGGCAAGGAAATTTGATGTTATTTTATGGAGAACCCTTAGTAATCCAGCAGAGCAAGAAGAAGCAGCTTCAAAGATAAAAATATTGGAGAATAATCTGGGAAAATTGTGCGTTCCAAACCAGCATGAACTTTGGATATATGAAGATAAGATTAATGAATATTACTTATGTAAAGTAAATTCTTTGCCCACTATAAAAACCTTCATATCAAACTCTAAAGAAGAAACATATGAGTATATAAAAAAATGTGAGTATCCATTTGTATCAAAAATAACTATTGGCTCTGGTTCAGAAGGTGTTTTTTTAATTAAGAATTATAAACAAGCTAAAAAGTTATGTACAAAAATTTTCGATAATGGAAAGAGCAGCTGTTGGCCTTATTTAAAACAAAAGGATTATGTTTATTTTCAAAAATTTATTCCAGATGCTAAATATGATCTAAGAGTAATGATAGTTGGAAATAACTATTTTGGGTATTATAGATATGTGCCTAAAGATGATTTTAGAGCATCCGGTGGTAAAGTTCAAAGGTATGGGAATATACCAGAAGAGGCAATGAAACTTGCGAAAGAAGTAAAGGATAGCTTTAAAAAGTGCAGGTTAATAGCAGTAGATTTTCTTATGGATAAAATAAGTAATAAATATCTCGTTTTAGAAACATCAATTTTCCCTGGAATAGACTTTCCTTGTGAAACTATAGTGAATGGTAAAATAGGAAGGTATGTATATAAGAATGGTACGTTTACTTTTATTGAAGGAAAGGTATGGCAGCAGGAATTGCAGCTAAAGGAAGTTATGGTGGAGTGGATAGAAAAGGAAAGGGTTCTTATGAGAAAAGATCCCCATTAGTACATTATTTTTAAATATATGAGAAATTTAAAAAAGAGAGGTTTTACCTCTCTTTTATACTAGAATCTTTTTTCTCTGAAGTTGTTCTTTTGAGCTTTTCTTGCTTTTCTGCATTCTGGGCATCTAACTGGATCATTTTCAAATCCTTTTTCTTTGTAGAAAGCTTGTTCTCCCTCAGTAAATACGAATTCTTTTCCGCAGTCTTTGCATACGATGTTTCTGTCTGCCATTATGAAAACCTCCTTAAAATCATAGGGACTAATTTGTTCTTGGAATACCTATCTCTCTCCTATGATTGGTGGAGGAACAGTACCTTGAAACAATTAAACCCAAATAAAATATTTTGAGCTCTTGCTCTAAGTTCATTATATCAGATTTAAGGTATAATGCAATACTGTGTTTTAAAAATAATATGTGATAAATTATGATAATATTATGCATATTACTTCTATGTTATACACAATAATGTATTGATTATGTATTTATTTTACATTAATATATTTATGTGACTACTAAATGCAAAGGAGAAGATAGTTATGCCGAGTACATATTCATTTGACGTAGTTTCAGAAGTAAATATGCAGGAAGTTGACAATGCTGTAAATCAAGCAAAGAAGGAAATTGACCAAAGATATGATTTTAAAGGCAGCAAAACAGAAATTGAGCTTAAGGATGAGGAGATAAAAATTCTTTCTGATGACGAATACAAGCTTAAGGCTGTAGTAGAAATTCTAAAAGCTAAGCTAATAAAGAGAGGAATATCTCCAAAGGCTTTAGATCTTGGAAAAGTAGAAAATGCATCTATGGGAGCGGCTAGACAAATAGCAAAAATAGTTAAAGGAATTTCAAAAGAAAAGGCAAAAGATATTGTGGCTGAGATTAAGGGAAGTAAAGTAAAAGCTCAAGCTCAGATAATGGAAAACCAAGTAAGAGTATCAAGTAAAGATAAGGATGATTTGCAAGCTGTAATAACACTTTTAAAATCTAAAGACTTTGGAATTGATCTACAATTTACAAATTATCGATAGTAAAAGTTAAATGGGCAAGTAACCGTAATGGTTAGTTGCCTATTTTAAAAGTTAAAATATACTGTTATAAATTTCGCAGTAAGCTTGGAGGAATTGTAATGTTAGGGACTATAGTAAATGCATTGGCTATATTAGCAGGAAGTCTTTTAGGGTTTGTTTTAAAGGGGGGAATACCTGAAAGAATAAACGATACAATAATTAAGGGATTATCCCTTTGTGTACTTATTATTGGGATATCAGGTGCTATAAAAACCAATAATATGCTGCTTGTTATATGTTCAGTTGCAATAGGTGGATTAATTGGAGAGATAATTGATATTGATAAAGGACTCAAAAAGCTTGGGGATTTTATAGAGTCCAAGCTTTCAGGAAAAGGCGGAAAAATATCTGAGGGATTCATAACTGCAAGTTTAATGTATTGTGTTGGTGCAATGGCAATAGTTGGCTCACTTGAAAGCGGATTAAGTGGTAATCACAAAACACTATTTGCTAAGTCTATTATTGATGGAATTTCATCAATAATGTTTACTTCTTCTTTAGGGATTGGAGTTGCTCTGTCTGCTGTTTCAGTTTTCATTTATCAGGGAATTATAACACTTTCAGCATCGGCGCTTCAAGGCTTGCTTGTAACATCTGTAATTTCAGAAATATCAGCAGTAGGCAGCTTACTAATAGTTGGACTTGCTTTTAATATGATGGGAGTAACAAAGATTAAAGTTGCTAATCTGCTGCCGGCGGTGCTTATACCAATTTTTTATCAAATAATACTTAATATTATTAGTTAGTGAGTAAAAAGGGGGAAGCTATTTTGAAGAGAAAAGTTATACTCATTACGGGTACGGAAGGAACTAGAATTACACTTCAAGAACAGCTTCAGAATTATATTGGGAATTATGCAGATATAGAAAGTTATGCAATAGATGAGGGGATAAATAAAAAGCTTAAGGCTGATTTAGTAGTTATATCTACTGATTTAATTTATGAGGATGCGATAAAATATATTGAAAATATTTGCCCAATAATAGTTGCAAGAAGGGTAATAAATTATAGTGAAATTGAAAAAATATTGTTTGTTACACCAGGTGAAACAATACTATTTGTTAACGACGCAAAGGAAACAACTTTAGAGTGTATTGAATGGCTTAAAAAACTTGGAATAAGAGACTATAATTTTGTACCTTTTTATCCTGGATGTAAGGCTATAGATAGGCATATAAAAATAGCAGTTACTCCAGGAGAAGTTGAAGTTGTTCCAAAATCTGTTGAAAAGATTATAAATATAGGACCGAGGCTTATTGACATAACTACACTTACAGAAATATTGAAAGAACTTAATATATTTGAGGAGAAATGGGAAGAAATTTCTGTTATGTACTTAAATAAAATTATAAACATGGGAAAACTGCTCACTCAGGTAATCAAGGATAAAACAGAAAACTATGAGCACATTATTAAGGTTATTGATAGTGTTAATGAAGGTCTATTAGCTATTGATAATCATGGAATTATTACTGTTTTCAATGAAAATTTAAAATATATTTTAGGAATAAGAAAAGGAAATACTATAGGAAAACAAGTTAAAGAGGTAATAAAGGATAAGTCTCTTCAGAAATTTATTTTTGAAGGCAGTTATAAAGATAACGCTGTATTGGAGATTAAAGGTAATGAGTATTTGGTCTCTAGGTTTAGTATAAAAGAAGAGAATACAAAGGTAATTATTTTTAAAAGTAATAGTTCTATTGAAGATGAAATAAATTTAAAGAAGGAATTATATAAAAAAGGTTATTATGCAAAGTATAGGTTTGAGGACATAGTTGGAGAGAGCAAGGCTATTAATTTTACTAAAGATGTTGCAAAAAAACTAGCTGTATCAGAATTGAATGTTCTTATTGAAGGAGAAAGCGGCACGGGAAAAGAACTATTTGCTTCTTCTATACATAATGCCTCTAATAGGAAGGACAAACCTTTTGTTGCTGTGAATTTTTCAGCTCTATCTGAAAACTTAGTAGAAAGTGAGCTCTTTGGATATGAGGAAGGAGCTTTTACAGGAGCAGCTAAGGGAGGAAAGGTAGGATTATTTGAACAGGCCAATGGAGGAACTATTTTTTTGGATGAGATAGGTGATATCTCACCAAGGGTTCAGGCTAGTCTTTTAAGGGTACTACAAGAGAAGGAAATAATGAAAGTTGGTGGTAATAAAATAACTGAAATAGATGTTAGGGTTATAGCAGCTACTAACCAAAATTTAAGGGTGCTTGTAGAACAAGGAAAATTTAGAGCTGATTTATATCATAGACTAAAGGTTTTATATCTTAAGCTGCCAGCACTTAAGGAGAGAAAGGAAGATATACTGCCTCTTATAAGATATTTTATATATGAGAAGAGCAAAGAAAATCTTAAAATAGATGAAGAAGTTATTAAGAAGCTTATAGATTATTCTTGGAACGGAAACATTAGAGAACTTAAAAATACTATGGAATATATGCTTACTGTTTGTGATAACTTGTGTATTACTACTAGAGATTTGCCAGAAGAGAGCTTTTTTAAGGAAAACTCAGAAAGAATGCCAAAGTACTGTGAAGACGAAACTGAAATTAGAGGGGATTTTGCTTTTATATTGAAAGCATTATACAAAATTAATCAAGAAGGTTCAAATGGAAGTAGGCATAAAATCTACAGCTTGTCTAAAGAATGTGGCATGAAGCTTTCTGAGCAGATGATAAGAAATCGACTAAATGAACTTGAAAGAATGGGATATGTTAAAAAGAAAAAGGGAAAAGCAGGTACAATTCTTACATCAGTAGGATTAGGAAAGGCTAAGCTGTTATTATATAAATAAATTTAATTGGTTCATTATGGTTTATGGTGGTTAAATAATTAAGCCAGCATAAACCATTTTCTTTTCTTAATGTCATGTTTTATTCAGATAAATAAGTTTAATAGTTTGGATTGATGATAAAGTTTAATTTTCAAGGTGGGAACTATACCTGTTTATGGCTAAATAGAAAAATAATTTATTTAGAAAAAATATATTTTTATGCTCTATTGGATATTTGTGAGGAGATAGGAGCTTATAAAAAAATGATTTGGATTAAAATTGAAGTTTTGGCATAAACCTTGCTGTAAGAATATTGGAATAAATAATGGGGGGTATTACAATGTCAAAAGAAACAAAAAAGAACAAGGTAATTCAGATGCCACATACCTACGTAATTATATTTTGGGTTATTATAGTCTGCTGGCTTCTGACTTTCATTGTTCCAGTTGGGAAATTTGATACTCATAAGGTTAAGTACACTGACGCAGACGGAAATGAAAAGACAAAAACTGTATTGATGACTGACACTTTTAGATATGAACATCAGCTAAACAAGAGCAAACTTAAAACAAATCTTGAAGACTTAATTAAGGATGATGCAAAATTAAAAGATGCAGGACTTGATAAGGCTAAAGTTGAGGGGATACTTAAAGAGGATACATCTGCATGGGATGATAAAAAACTGGAGGAAGCAGGTTTAAGTGAAACTACAATTTATGGACTGTATAAAGAGGAGGTTTATGATACTAGCAGTAATGCCAAAAAGCATGCTAGAATTTGGGGTACGGAAGATTATAAAGGCTTTGGAGTTCTAAATTATGTATTTGAAGGATTAGTAACAGGGGACAAATGGTCATCAGCTGTTGGTGTAGTTGCATTTATACTTGTTATTGGTGGTGCATTTGGTATTATAATGAAGACAGGTGCTGTTGATGCTGGAATATATTCATTTATTAATGTTACTAAGGGTAAGGAGGTTCTAGCACTGCCTCTATTATTCGTTCTATTTTCTCTAGGGGGTGCCATTTTTGGTATGTCTGAGGAGACCATACCATTTGCCATGATCGTAATACCATTCGTAGTGGCAATGGGTTATGACTCATTAGTAGGAATAAGTATAACCTTTGTAGCAAGCCAGGTTGGTAATGCTACATCATGGATGAATCCTTTTGGTATTGCAGTAGCTCAAGGAATTGCAGGTGTACCAGTACTTTCAGGAGCAGGCTTTAGAATTGTGCTTTGGGTAGTAACTACTGCTGCAGGAGTGGCTTATTTAATGATTTATGCTAATAAGATAAAGAAAAATCCTACATCCTCAATAGTGTATGAATCAGATAATTATTTTAGAAAAGGCAATGTTAAAGAAGGAGAGAGGGTTGAATTTAATATTGGACATAAGCTAGTACTTCTTACTGTATTGCTAGGTATTATATGGATAGTTTGGGGAGTAACTCAAAAGCAGTTTTATTTTGCTGAAATAGCATCACAGTTCTTTGTAATGGGATTAGTATCAGGTATAATAGGAGTTATATTCAAGTTAAATGGAATGTCTGTAAATGATATGGCTAGATCCTTCCAAAATGGAGCTGCAGATTTGGTTGGAGCTGCAATTGTAGTTGGAATGGCAAAAGGTATTTTATTGGTACTAGGTGGATCTAATGCAGGTGAATTTAATACCTTAAATACTATACTTCATGGTACAGGAAAAGCATTATCAGGAGTACCAGCTGCTCTTTCAGCTGTATTAATGTATGTTTTCCAAACTGTATTTAACTTCTTTGTGCCTTCAGGAACAGGGCAAGCTGCGCTTACAATGCCTATTTTAGCTCCATTGTCAGATATAGTTGGTGTATCTAGGCAGGTATCTTGCTTAGCATATCAGTTAGGTGCAGGTTTTGCAGATGCAATAATTCCAACTTCGGCTAGCTTACTTGGAGTACTAGGAGTTGCAAGAGTAGATTGGTCAAAATGGGCTAAGTGGCAGATTAGAATGCAGGGATTTTTCTTTGCACTTAGCATTATAGCAGTTATTATAGCTGTACTTATAGGATTTTAATTAACTAATCATATTTTATTGTTAATAATTGGGTGGGAGTTAATTCCTGCCCATTATATTTAAATGACAGGAAGGTGATTGAATGATTAAACTTATTAAGGGAGCAAAGATCTATGCGCCTGAGTACAGAGGCGTAAAAGATGTGTTACTAATTGGTAATAAAATTGCAGCCCTAGAAGAAAGTATAAACTTAGGTGAAATACCTGGCGTTGAAGTAAAAGTAATTGATGGAAGTTCAAAGCTTCTTGTTCCAGGTTTTATAGATGGACATGTGCATATATTAGGAGGTGGTGGAGAGGGAGGCTTTAAAACTCGTACTCCAGAAATAACTCTTAGTGATATTACAAAAGGCGGAGTTACAACAGTAGTGGGATGTTTAGGTACAGATGGACTAAGCAGAAATATGGTGTCGCTTTTGGCTAAGGCAAAGGGACTTGAGGAAGAAGGAATAAATACTTTTATTTATACTGGTTCTTATAAAGTCCCTGTTACTACTCTCACTGGGGATGTAATGAAAGACCTTATTGCAATAGACAAAGTTATTGGCGTGGGAGAGGTAGCTATTTCTGACCATAGATCTTCCCAGCCTGAATACGAAGATATTAAAAAATTAACAGCAGATGCAAGAGTTGGAGGAATACTGTCTGGTAAGGCCGGTATTGTAAATATGCATTTAGGCGATGGTAAAGACATGATTAATTATTTATTTGATATAGTACAAAATACGGAAATACCTTTTACTCAGTTTTTACCAACCCATATGAATAGAAATCCACATTTATTTGAAGAAGCAATAAGATATGCAAAAGCAGGGGGGCATGTAGATTTTACAACTAGTTCTGTACCAAGCTTTTGGGAAGATGGTGAAGTAAGAGCATCAAAGGCTTTGAAGAGATGCCTTGAAGCTGGAGTACCTATAGAGCATATAACATTTACTTCAGATGGTCAGGGAAGTCTGCCCATGTTTGATGAAAATAAGCAATTTACTGGACTGCAGGTTGGGAAAGTAACCTCTCTATTTGAAGAAGTGAAGCAGGCAGTATTAAGCGAAAATGTACAATTTGAGGACGCAATTAAGGTTATTACTGCAAATCCTGCTGAAATTTTGAAGCTAAAAGGAAAAGGTAGAATT includes these proteins:
- the yfcC gene encoding putative basic amino acid antiporter YfcC; this translates as MSKETKKNKVIQMPHTYVIIFWVIIVCWLLTFIVPVGKFDTHKVKYTDADGNEKTKTVLMTDTFRYEHQLNKSKLKTNLEDLIKDDAKLKDAGLDKAKVEGILKEDTSAWDDKKLEEAGLSETTIYGLYKEEVYDTSSNAKKHARIWGTEDYKGFGVLNYVFEGLVTGDKWSSAVGVVAFILVIGGAFGIIMKTGAVDAGIYSFINVTKGKEVLALPLLFVLFSLGGAIFGMSEETIPFAMIVIPFVVAMGYDSLVGISITFVASQVGNATSWMNPFGIAVAQGIAGVPVLSGAGFRIVLWVVTTAAGVAYLMIYANKIKKNPTSSIVYESDNYFRKGNVKEGERVEFNIGHKLVLLTVLLGIIWIVWGVTQKQFYFAEIASQFFVMGLVSGIIGVIFKLNGMSVNDMARSFQNGAADLVGAAIVVGMAKGILLVLGGSNAGEFNTLNTILHGTGKALSGVPAALSAVLMYVFQTVFNFFVPSGTGQAALTMPILAPLSDIVGVSRQVSCLAYQLGAGFADAIIPTSASLLGVLGVARVDWSKWAKWQIRMQGFFFALSIIAVIIAVLIGF
- the iadA gene encoding beta-aspartyl-peptidase encodes the protein MIKLIKGAKIYAPEYRGVKDVLLIGNKIAALEESINLGEIPGVEVKVIDGSSKLLVPGFIDGHVHILGGGGEGGFKTRTPEITLSDITKGGVTTVVGCLGTDGLSRNMVSLLAKAKGLEEEGINTFIYTGSYKVPVTTLTGDVMKDLIAIDKVIGVGEVAISDHRSSQPEYEDIKKLTADARVGGILSGKAGIVNMHLGDGKDMINYLFDIVQNTEIPFTQFLPTHMNRNPHLFEEAIRYAKAGGHVDFTTSSVPSFWEDGEVRASKALKRCLEAGVPIEHITFTSDGQGSLPMFDENKQFTGLQVGKVTSLFEEVKQAVLSENVQFEDAIKVITANPAEILKLKGKGRIAKGYDADVVLLDEKDLSIDTVIAKGRIMIEEGQVQVLGTFE
- a CDS encoding DUF554 domain-containing protein codes for the protein MLGTIVNALAILAGSLLGFVLKGGIPERINDTIIKGLSLCVLIIGISGAIKTNNMLLVICSVAIGGLIGEIIDIDKGLKKLGDFIESKLSGKGGKISEGFITASLMYCVGAMAIVGSLESGLSGNHKTLFAKSIIDGISSIMFTSSLGIGVALSAVSVFIYQGIITLSASALQGLLVTSVISEISAVGSLLIVGLAFNMMGVTKIKVANLLPAVLIPIFYQIILNIIS
- a CDS encoding YajQ family cyclic di-GMP-binding protein yields the protein MPSTYSFDVVSEVNMQEVDNAVNQAKKEIDQRYDFKGSKTEIELKDEEIKILSDDEYKLKAVVEILKAKLIKRGISPKALDLGKVENASMGAARQIAKIVKGISKEKAKDIVAEIKGSKVKAQAQIMENQVRVSSKDKDDLQAVITLLKSKDFGIDLQFTNYR
- a CDS encoding sigma-54 interaction domain-containing protein; its protein translation is MKRKVILITGTEGTRITLQEQLQNYIGNYADIESYAIDEGINKKLKADLVVISTDLIYEDAIKYIENICPIIVARRVINYSEIEKILFVTPGETILFVNDAKETTLECIEWLKKLGIRDYNFVPFYPGCKAIDRHIKIAVTPGEVEVVPKSVEKIINIGPRLIDITTLTEILKELNIFEEKWEEISVMYLNKIINMGKLLTQVIKDKTENYEHIIKVIDSVNEGLLAIDNHGIITVFNENLKYILGIRKGNTIGKQVKEVIKDKSLQKFIFEGSYKDNAVLEIKGNEYLVSRFSIKEENTKVIIFKSNSSIEDEINLKKELYKKGYYAKYRFEDIVGESKAINFTKDVAKKLAVSELNVLIEGESGTGKELFASSIHNASNRKDKPFVAVNFSALSENLVESELFGYEEGAFTGAAKGGKVGLFEQANGGTIFLDEIGDISPRVQASLLRVLQEKEIMKVGGNKITEIDVRVIAATNQNLRVLVEQGKFRADLYHRLKVLYLKLPALKERKEDILPLIRYFIYEKSKENLKIDEEVIKKLIDYSWNGNIRELKNTMEYMLTVCDNLCITTRDLPEESFFKENSERMPKYCEDETEIRGDFAFILKALYKINQEGSNGSRHKIYSLSKECGMKLSEQMIRNRLNELERMGYVKKKKGKAGTILTSVGLGKAKLLLYK